The segment CTGTTGTCTATGCAGTAACTGAAGCTATTCAGACCAGTGTGCAACAGGCTAGCGTCAAGGGTATATTATGGTATAATCAAAAAAAGATAGCAAGTTGTGAGGTTAAATGCTAAACGAATTTTCAAGAACTGAATTACTAATTGGGAAAAAGGCAGTAGAGAAGTTGGCGCAGAGTATGGTCGCCGTTTTTGGCATAGGCGGTGTGGGAACTTATGCGGTCGAAGGGCTCGTGCGAGCCGGTGTCGGTAAGTTTATGCTGGTGGATGACGACTGCATATGCCTCACCAATCTCAACAGACAACTTCACGCTACCAGGAAGACGGTAGGCAAGCCCAAGGTTGAGGTTATGCGGGATAGAATTCTAGATATTAATCCGAAGGCTGATGTAGTCACCCGTCAAACATTCTATATGCCGGAACATGCCCGGGAGCTAGTCAAACCGGAGTACGACTACATCGTCGATTCAATCGATACGGTAACTGCCAAGATCGACTTAATCCTGAACGCCAAACAGCAGAACATTCCGATAATAAGCTGCATGGGGGCCGGCAACAAACTTGACCCGACTAGATTTGAAATTGCTGATATATATGAAACTTCTGTATGCCCCCTGGCCAAGGTAATGCGCAAAGAACTGAGAAAAAGGGGGATAAACGCTCTTAAGGTCGTTTATTCGAAAGAGGAGCCGATCAGCCCCATAGAAACTGACGAGTCCAGCTGCCGGTTCAATTGTATTTGCCCCAAGGGCACAACCAGAAAATGTACAGTTCGTCACCAGATTCCGGGCAGCATATCATTTGTACCCTCAGTGGCAGGTCTGCTGATGGCGGGCGAGGTCGTAAAGGACTTGATTAATCCTTTGAAGAACATTTAATATAATTCGTTCTTGAATTCGTTCTTGATTTTTGGATTCGAATCGAAAAAAAGGAGTAGTTGTTTCAATGCGGGCAAGAAAATATACATCAATAATTCTTACGCTGGCGTTTATTATTTTGTCTGTTACAGGTATTCAAATGCATATGATGCATGTAACATCGGAACCGCATGGGCCGCGTGGGCCACATGGACCGTTTGGAACAGAAGGAGTTGGGAATTCTCCGGTTATAAATGAGTCTGGGAAAAGCAATATTTCTACCGGCACTTTACCCACGAAATCCGAAGATGGTTTTTATCCTAAAAGGCTGCATGAATTGGCGGGATATACGTTTATTATCGCGGCACTGGTTCATTTAAAATTGAATTACAAAACTCTCATTTCGCACATTGGAATAAAAAAAAGCAAGGTGCGTCTTTGATTCCGATTGGACTCCTTAGTTAATGCTGCCTATCACCAATTCGTTCCAGACATAATATATATCCCCAATCCCCTGGCCAAACCATTTGAAGGAAAATATTTCGTGGGATATGCGGATAATTTGACCTTCGGTTATCATTTAAATTTTTAGGGGTATTCGGATTATCGTGTTGATACCTAAATTTTGAAACCAGCGGATAAATCGGATTATCGTGTTGATTTTACAATAGATTACTGGTAATTATATTTCAAATTTTTTGTTTAACCCTCACTAGGCTCGGTAACAGCAAAATCTCAGTTATCTTAACTAAAATAGTGGATGTCTGATCACTAGATCGATCGGCAGTAAATATATTTATTGAGATAATAAAACAGCCATTTTCCTTGCGCACAGGAATATGGCTATTTTTATTTTAAAAATTCTTTTAACGTACAGTTTACCGAATTAGAAAATACATTATGTCATTTTTTATCTGCTAAGTAATTAAGATTTTGCTTTTTATGAAAGTTGCTTTCCCGACTATAAAATTTTATTAATAGATAAGAAAAAATGTCAAAATGTGTAGAGATTTGTCGGTAATTATTGCCATGGAATATGCAGGAATATAGAAAATAATCTTGAATGTTTAGGAGATTTGTCATTAATAAAACAAAAATAACAAGCCGGTGCGAAACAAAATCGTTTTAATACATTGATAAAACGATTTGCCGGTTAACCGCCCACTACGAGAAAGGGGATTATCAGTTTGAAAAAAATCTTAATTTATTTGTTAATATTATCTCTCCTAGTAAACATACCTCTTCCGGCCTTTGCCCAAAGCAAATATATATCTGCGGGACAAGATACTACTATCCCTACCGCCCTTACAGGCATAGAAAATAAGGATGGCTCAGAGAACTCATTGCCTCAAACTGATAAAGACCGGTCGGTATCCAAAAAAGTTTACGAAGACATGACAAATATTGAACAACAACCCCCGATAAACGATGAACACATAGTACTTGACTCTTATTCACATGAATCAGTTGAAAGTTTCAAATACGGCCACTCCGCATTCTATAACACCCTCAAAGAAAAAAACAAACTGGATATTTTAGATAAAACATCTAAATGAAAGCCAATATCAGCAGAATTATATAACAGTCTCATTCAAAATAACAGACAAGACCTTTTGAACAAATTATTAGCTCAAGGGCGAACAGTATCAAATGAAGTATATAATACAGAACAGTCAGTGTCAGGTGAGGTATACCAACTTCAAAATAAGTCCGCTAGTGAAATAATTAATCAAAAAAAGGATAAATCAGTTATAGAAATGGTATACGGAAATCAAGAAAAATCCGTACCCAGTACATTAAACAATACAGCGGATCAGACGATGTATACAATGGCAATGCAGTCCAGCACAGACCAATCGTGGTATAACACATTAGTAGGTCCATCCGCCACGAACGGGGTTAACAATGAACAATATTCCGCCTGGTCTGATACAGATGAAATAGTATCACCCCAGACCGGTGACCTAACGATCAAACAAACAGACATTAAACTCCCGGGCAGAAACGGCCTGGACTTAAATATCAGCAGGATTTACCAGAGTAATCAAGCATTATGGGGGGATAGACGATTAGCAGGAGACGGCACCGGATACAATGATTATTCAACATATTATCAGAACAGGTACGACCTCGGTTTGGGCTGGGCTTTCGGGTTTCCGTCCGTCCAGGTGGAACAGCAGGGTTGGAGAAAAGAACTTTACTATCATACCGGTGATGGGAGCATATACCACGTTAATTTTTCCGCCGGAACGTACAGCAACCTGGAGAAC is part of the Pelotomaculum isophthalicicum JI genome and harbors:
- a CDS encoding tRNA threonylcarbamoyladenosine dehydratase; this encodes MLNEFSRTELLIGKKAVEKLAQSMVAVFGIGGVGTYAVEGLVRAGVGKFMLVDDDCICLTNLNRQLHATRKTVGKPKVEVMRDRILDINPKADVVTRQTFYMPEHARELVKPEYDYIVDSIDTVTAKIDLILNAKQQNIPIISCMGAGNKLDPTRFEIADIYETSVCPLAKVMRKELRKRGINALKVVYSKEEPISPIETDESSCRFNCICPKGTTRKCTVRHQIPGSISFVPSVAGLLMAGEVVKDLINPLKNI
- a CDS encoding DUF4405 domain-containing protein, whose product is MRARKYTSIILTLAFIILSVTGIQMHMMHVTSEPHGPRGPHGPFGTEGVGNSPVINESGKSNISTGTLPTKSEDGFYPKRLHELAGYTFIIAALVHLKLNYKTLISHIGIKKSKVRL